Proteins encoded within one genomic window of Bos indicus isolate NIAB-ARS_2022 breed Sahiwal x Tharparkar chromosome 23, NIAB-ARS_B.indTharparkar_mat_pri_1.0, whole genome shotgun sequence:
- the NKAPL gene encoding NKAP-like protein, which translates to MAPVFQSSYPEDTPGSGRQRRSSSKSPPSAQARHSPWVSRTHSRDREGLRPSWSRSGVGASYPFNRPGSRERPPGLRNYDFSSSSFSCGGYRYHQHHYVGNRQWAEDCEKEKEESYRQRRLKERERIGELGAPEVWGLSPKFPEPDSDEHTPVEDEEVKTKKSSSSDSSSEEKRKKAGRSKNKKKRKKKSKRKHRTYSDNSDSDSDSDTNSSSDDKRRVKKVKKKKKRRAKKPKKKKTKKTKKESSDSSYKDSEGELAEDVWIEQSKIADNMDLIGPEAPIIHTSQDEKPLNYGHALLPGEGAAMAEYVKAGKRIPRRGEIGLTSEEIASFERSGYVMSGSRHRRMEAVRLRKENQIYSADEKRALASFNQEERRKRENKILTSFREMVYRKTKGKDDK; encoded by the coding sequence ATGGCGCCAGTGTTCCAGTCCAGCTACCCAGAGGACACCCCGGGCTCTGGGAGACAGCGACGCAGCTCGTCCAAGAGCCCGCCATCCGCACAGGCCAGACACTCCCCTTGGGTCAGCCGTACTCACTCCCGCGACCGCGAAGGCCTCAGGCCTTCGTGGAGTCGGTCGGGTGTTGGAGCTTCTTACCCCTTTAACCGCCCTGGGTCTCGAGAGCGGCCCCCCGGGCTCCGCAACTACGACTTCtcatcctcttctttctcctgtgGAGGGTACCGTTACCATCAACACCACTATGTGGGCAACAGGCAGTGGGCGGAGGACtgtgagaaagagaaggaggagagctATCGCCAGAGGCggctgaaagagagagaaaggattgGGGAGTTGGGAGCTCCTGAGGTATGGGGGCTGTCTCCAAAGTTTCCTGAGCCAGATTCTGATGAACACACCCCGGTTGAGGATGAAGAGGTAAAGACCAAGAAGAGCAGCAGTTCAGATTCCAGCTccgaagaaaaaaggaaaaaggccggtcgttcaaaaaataaaaagaaaagaaagaaaaagtccaaaagaaaacataggacATATTCTGATAATAGTGACAGTGATTCGGACTCCGACACTAATTCCAGCTCTGATGataaaaggagagtaaaaaaagtcaagaagaaaaagaaacgcagAGCTAaaaagcccaagaaaaagaagactaAGAAGACTAAAAAAGAATCCAGTGACTCAAGCTATAAGGATTCAGAAGGGGAGTTGGCAGAAGACGTCTGGATTGAGCAGTCAAAGATTGCAGATAACATGGATCTAATAGGTCCAGAGGCACCTATTATACACACCTCTCAAGATGAGAAACCTTTGAACTATGGCCATGCTCTGCTTCCAGGTGAAGGTGCAGCTATGGCTGAGTATGTAAAAGCCGGAAAGCGTATCCCACGAAGAGGTGAAATTGGGTTGACAAGTGAAGAGATTGCTTCTTTTGAACGCTCAGGTTATGTTATGAGTGGTAGCAGACATCGCAGAATGGAGGCTGTGCGCCTGCGTAAAGAGAATCAGATCTATAGTGCTGATGAGAAGAGAGCCCTTGCATCGTTTAACCAAGAAGAGAGAcggaagagagaaaataagattCTAACTAGTTTCCGAGAGATGGTGTAccgaaaaacaaaaggaaaagatgatAAATAA